The Coffea arabica cultivar ET-39 chromosome 1e, Coffea Arabica ET-39 HiFi, whole genome shotgun sequence genome has a window encoding:
- the LOC113707992 gene encoding aquaporin PIP2-2, producing the protein MAKDVEGVVAAEQGEFSAKDYHDPPPAAFFDLDELTKWSFHRALIAEFVATLLFLYVTVLTVIGYKHQTDTTAGGDDCNGVGILGIAWAFGGMIFILVYCTAGISGGHINPAVTFGLFLARKVSLLRAFFYMVAQCLGAICGVGLVKAFQKSFYNRYGGGANMVAHGYTIGVGLAAEIIGTFVLVYTVFAATDPKRNARDSHIPVLAPLPIGFAVFMVHLGTIPVTGTGINPARSFGAAVIYGSRQAWDDHWIFWVGPFVGAAIAAFYHQYILRAGAIKALGSFRSNA; encoded by the exons ATGGCGAAAGACGTTGAAGGGGTAGTTGCGGCGGAGCAAGGCGAGTTCTCAGCCAAGGACTACCATGATCCTCCGCCGGCAGCTTTTTTCGACTTGGATGAGCTGACCAAATGGTCATTCCACAGAGCCCTTATTGCTGAGTTCGTTGCCACCCTCCTCTTCCTTTACGTCACCGTCTTAACGGTTATTGGCTACAAACACCAGACTGACACCACAGCCGGCGGCGACGACTGCAACGGCGTCGGTATCCTGGGCATCGCTTGGGCTTTCGGTGGCATGATCTTCATTCTTGTTTACTGCACTGCCGGTATTTCTG GAGGACACATCAACCCGGCCGTGACATTTGGACTTTTCTTGGCGAGGAAGGTTTCACTGCTCAGAGCCTTCTTCTACATGGTGGCGCAGTGCCTGGGTGCAATCTGCGGTGTGGGGCTGGTGAAGGCTTTCCAAAAGTCCTTCTACAACAGGTACGGTGGCGGAGCAAACATGGTGGCTCACGGCTACACCATCGGGGTTGGATTGGCAGCTGAGATCATCGGTACCTTCGTTTTGGTCTACACAGTCTTCGCAGCCACTGATCCCAAGAGAAATGCCAGAGACTCCCATATTCCT GTGTTGGCTCCTCTTCCCATTGGATTTGCTGTTTTCATGGTTCACCTTGGCACCATCCCAGTTACTGGAACTGGTATCAACCCCGCTAGGAGCTTTGGAGCTGCTGTAATTTATGGATCACGCCAGGCCTGGGATGACCAT TGGATTTTCTGGGTTGGACCATTCGTTGGAGCTGCAATTGCTGCATTCTACCACCAGTACATCCTTCGAGCGGGAGCAATTAAGGCTCTGGGATCATTCAGGAGCAATGCCTGA
- the LOC113708009 gene encoding uncharacterized protein isoform X1 — protein MISVLAQERLLGAALGTVFMGAVIFQQHRSIHQSISETQSLFFPQYQLKGRIYDKQQGLDLAHLWNKAVDQTFGPVIVSLSSKGCFATLWQMMLF, from the exons ATGATCAGCGTTCTGGCTCAG GAGCGACTACTTGGGGCCGCCCTGGGAACTGTATTCATGGGAGCTGTTATCTTTCAGCAACACAGAAGCATCCATCAATCCATTTCTGAGACTCAATCCCTATTTTTCCCTCAATATCAG TTGAAAGGGCGAATTTATGACAAGCAACAAGGTCTTGATCTTGCTCATCTTTGGAACAAAGCTGTGGATCAGACATTTGGACCCGTCATTGTATCTCTTAGCTCAAAAGGATG TTTTGCAACTTTATGGCAGATGATGCTGTTTTAA
- the LOC113708009 gene encoding uncharacterized protein isoform X2 codes for MISVLAQERLLGAALGTVFMGAVIFQQHRSIHQSISETQSLFFPQYQLKGRIYDKQQGLDLAHLWNKAVDQTFGPVIVSLSSKGW; via the exons ATGATCAGCGTTCTGGCTCAG GAGCGACTACTTGGGGCCGCCCTGGGAACTGTATTCATGGGAGCTGTTATCTTTCAGCAACACAGAAGCATCCATCAATCCATTTCTGAGACTCAATCCCTATTTTTCCCTCAATATCAG TTGAAAGGGCGAATTTATGACAAGCAACAAGGTCTTGATCTTGCTCATCTTTGGAACAAAGCTGTGGATCAGACATTTGGACCCGTCATTGTATCTCTTAGCTCAAAAGGATGGTAG
- the LOC113708026 gene encoding protein disulfide isomerase-like 1-4 — MPNRLFILLSLTCLLLFSSLLTPVLSKTPAPSDADDDEDLSFLEADDDDDAASKHTSQHQHLKDDDGYDNEDDEESYDDFEIPSNFDHGDGEENDDVELGPKVDEKDVVVLNEGNFSDFIESNKYAMVEFYAPWCGHCKALAPEYAAAATELKNLEGEKVALAKVDATEQHELAEQYEVQGFPTVFFFADGEHKPYTGQRSKDAIVTWIKKKIGPGVGNITTVDDAERILTSEDKVVLGFLNSLVGSESQELAAASKLDDDVNFYQTVNPNVAKLFHIETDMKRPALVLLKKVAEKVTLFDGQFTKSAIVEFVSANKLPLVTTFTRESAPLIFESPIKKQLLLFATSSDSGKVVPTFQEAAKDFKGKLIFVYVEMDNEDTGRPVADYFGIEGNASKVLGFLGNDDAKKYIFDGEITLEKIKAFGADFLEDKLKPFYKSDPIPTTNDGDVKIVVGNNFDEIVLEESKDVLLEIYAPWCGHCQALEPTYNKLAKHLRGIESIVIAKMDGTTNEHPRAKADGFPTLLFFPAGNKSSEPIPVETDRTVVALYKFLKKHASTPFELQKPTSLPTPKGSDAKEGTKSSTADVKDEL, encoded by the exons ATGCCGAATCGACTCTTTATACTCTTGTCACTCACCTGTCTCCTCCTCTTCTCGAGTCTCCTAACTCCTGTCCTCTCCAAAACCCCCGCCCCCTCCGACGCAGACGACGACGAAGACCTCAGCTTCCTCGAAGCTGACGATGACGACGACGCCGCATCGAAGCACACCTCCCAACACCAGCATTTGAAAGACGATGATGGCTATGACAACGAAGACGACGAAGAAAGCTACGACGATTTCGAAATTCCCTCCAACTTCGATCACGGCGATGGGGAAGAAAACGATGACGTAGAATTAGGCCCTAAGGTGGACGAGAAAGACGTCGTCGTGTTGAATGAGGGGAACTTTAGTGATTTTATCGAGAGTAATAAGTATGCGATGGTCGAGTTTTACGCGCCGTGGTGCGGACATTGTAAGGCATTGGCGCCTGAGTACGCCGCCGCGGCCACGGAGTTGAAGAATTTGGAGGGTGAAAAGGTGGCGCTTGCGAAGGTGGATGCTACCGAGCAGCATGAGCTGGCGGAGCAGTATGAAGTTCAAGGATTTCCAACTGTTTTTTTCTTTGCTGATGGAGAGCATAAACCCTACACTGGTCAACGATCCAA AGATGCAATTGTGACCTGGATTAAGAAGAAGATAGGACCAGGGGTAGGAAATATTACTACAGTTGATGATGCAGAACGGATATTAACCTCTGAGGACAAAGTTGTTTTGGgcttcctcaattctttggtg GGTTCTGAGAGTCAGGAACTTGCTGCTGCATCAAAACTTGACGATGATGTTAACTTCTACCAAACTGTAAATCCTAATGTGGCAAAGCTGTTTCACATAGAAACCGACATGAAACGCCCTGCATTGGTCTTGCTAAAGAAAGTGGCTGAGAAAGTCACACTATTTG ATGGTCAATTCACCAAGTCTGCAATAGTTGAGTTTGTTTCAGCCAACAAGCTACCCTTGGTGACCACTTTTACCAGAGAGAGTGCACCTCTGATTTTTGAAAGTCCAATTAAAAAACAG CTGTTACTTTTTGCTACGTCAAGTGATTCAGGAAAGGTTGTCCCAACATTTCAAGAGGCAGCAAAGGATTTTAAGGGAAAG CTTATCTTTGTGTATGTGGAGATGGACAATGAAGATACTGGAAGGCCTGTGGCAGATTATTTTGGTATAGAAGGGAATGCTTCAAAG GTTCTTGGATTCTTGGGAAATGATGATGCTAAAAAATACATATTTGATGGGGAGATTACTCTTGAGAAGATCAAG GCATTTGGGGCAGACTTCTTGGAAGACAAGCTTAAACCTTTTTACAAGTCAGATCCAATTCCTACTACT AATGATGGGGATGTCAAAATAGTTGTTGGAAATAACTTTGATgaaattgttttggaggagTCAAAAGATGTTCTTCTGGAG ATTTATGCACCATGGTGTGGGCATTGCCAAGCTCTTGAGCCAACATATAACAAACTTGCCAAGCACCTGCGTGGAATCGAATCTATTGTCATTGCGAAAATGGATGGAACAACAAATGAACATCCTAGAGCCAAG GCTGATGGATTCCCCACACTTCTTTTCTTCCCGGCAGGAAATAAGAGCTCTGAGCCT ATTCCTGTTGAAACTGATCGAACTGTGGTGGCACTCTATAAGTTCCTGAAGAAACATGCTTCTACCCCCTTCGAGCTCCAGAAACCAACATCCTTACCAACACCCAAAGGTTCTGATGCTAAAGAAGGGACTAAAAGCTCCACCGCAGATGTAAAAGATGAACTATGA
- the LOC113708033 gene encoding 4-hydroxy-3-methylbut-2-en-1-yl diphosphate synthase (ferredoxin), chloroplastic: protein MATGAVPASFTGLKSRENGLGFAKSMEFVRVSNTQRVKFRRTKVSVIKNSNPGQEIVELQPASEGSPLLVPRQKYCESVHKTIRRKTRTVMVGNVALGSEHPIRVQTMTTTDTKDVAGTVEQVMGIADKGADLVRITVQGKREADACYDIKNTLVQKNYNIPLVADIHFAPSVALRVAECFDKIRVNPGNFADRRAQFEQLEYTEDEYQKEIEHIEQVFTPLVEKCKQYGRAMRIGTNHGSLSDRIMSYYGDSPRGMVESAFEFARICRKLDFHNFVFSMKASNPVIMVEAYRLLIAEMYVLGWDYPLHLGVTEAGEGEDGRMKSAIGIGTLLQDGLGDTIRVSLTEPPEEEIDPCRRLANLGTRAAELQQGVEPFEEKHRRYFDFQRRTGQLPVQKEGEEVDYRGVLHRDGSVLVSVSLDQLKTPELLYRSLAAKLVVGMPFKDLATVDSILLRELPPVDDNDARLALKRLIDISMGVITPLSEQLTKPLPYAMVLVTLKELSSGAHKLLPEGTRLVVSVRGDEPKEELEILKSTDATMILHDITYTDEKIGRVHAARRLFEYLSENSLDFPVIHHIQFPRAIHRDDLVIGAGSNAGALLVDGLGDGVLLEAPEQDFEFLRNTSFNLLQGCRMRNTKTEYVSCPSCGRTLFDLQEISAEIREKTSHLPGVSIAIMGCIVNGPGEMADADFGYVGGAPGKIDLYVGKTVVKRGIAMEQATDALIQLIKDNGRWVDPSAEE from the exons ATGGCGACTGGAGCAGTTCCGGCTTCTTTTACAGGTCTAAAGAGCAGGGAAAATGGACTGGGTTTTGCAAAAAGCATGGAGTTTGTTAGAGTTTCCAACACTCAAAGGGTTAAATTTCGTCGAACCAAGGTTTCcgtaataaaaaattcaaatccTGGACAGGAAATTGTTGAGCTTCAGCCTGCATCAGAAGGGAGTCCACTATTag TTCCCAGACAAAAATATTGTGAGTCTGTGCACAAAACTATCAGGAGAAAAACTCGCACAGTGATGGTTGGCAACGTGGCTCTCGGTAGTGAGCATCCTATACGAGTTCAAACCATGACTACAACAGACACTAAAGATGTTGCTGGAACAGTTGAACAG GTGATGGGGATAGCTGATAAAGGAGCAGACTTAGTTCGAATAACAGTTCAAGGGAAGAGAGAGGCAGATGCATGTTATGACATTAAAAACACTCTTGTCCAAAAGAA CTATAATATCCCTCTTGTGGCGGACATTCATTTTGCTCCTTCTGTTGCGCTGCGAGTTGCAGAATGCTTTGACAAAATTCGTGTCAACCCAGGAAACTTTG CTGACAGGCGAGCCCAGTTTGAGCAGCTGGAGTACACAGAAGATGAATATCAGAAAGAAATTGAGCATATTGAGCAG GTCTTCACTCCACTGGTTGAGAAATGTAAGCAATATGGAAGGGCAATGCGCATTGGTACCAACCATGGCAGCCTTTCAGATCGTATAATGAGTTACTATGGCGATTCGCCAAGGGGAATG GTTGAATCTGCATTTGAGTTTGCTAGGATTTGTAGGAAGTTGGACTTCCACAACTTTGTGTTTTCAATGAAGGCAAGCAACCCTGTTATCATGGTTGAAGCATACCGACTTCTTATAGCTGAAATGTATGTTCTAGGATGGGATTACCCATTGCACTTGGGAGTTACTGAAGCTGGTGAGGGAGAGGATGGACGGATGAAATCTGCAATTGGTATCGGAACACTTCTTCAG GATGGTTTGGGTGATACAATCAGAGTTTCCCTTACGGAACCCCCAGAGGAGGAGATAGATCCCTGTCGAAGGCTGGCAAACCTTGGTACAAGAGCAGCCGAACTTCAGCAAGGAGTG GAACCATTTGAAGAAAAACACAGGCGATATTTTGATTTCCAACGCCGAACAGGTCAACTGCCAGTGCAGAAGGAG GGTGAAGAGGTGGATTATAGGGGTGTCCTCCATCGTGATGGATCTGTTCTCGTGTCCGTTTCTTTGGATCAATTAAAG ACACCTGAACTTCTGTACAGATCTTTAGCGGCAAAACTTGTAGTTGGCATGCCATTTAAG GATCTTGCGACTGTTGACTCAATTTTATTGAGAGAGCTTCCTCCTGTTGATGATAACGATGCA AGATTAGCTCTCAAAAGGTTGATAGACATAAGCATGGGTGTTATAACACCTTTGTCAGAGCAGTTAACAAAACCTCTGCCATATGCCATGGTTTTGGTTACTCTAAAGGAACTATCAAGTGGAGCACACAAGCTTCTCCCTGAAG gaacACGCTTGGTTGTCTCTGTACGCGGTGATGAACCCAAAGAAGAGTTGGAAATCCTCAAGAGCACTGATGCCACAATGATTCTTCATGACATAACCTATACAGATGAAAAGATTGGCAGAGTTCATGCTGCTAGGAG GCTTTTTGAGTATCTTTCTGAAAACTCCCTCGACTTCCCTGTCAttcatcacattcaatttcctAGAGCAATCCACAG GGATGATTTGGTCATTGGCGCTGGGAGCAATGCCGGAGCCCTTTTGGTAGATGGTCTTGGAGATGGAGTCTTGTTGGAAGCCCCTGAACAGGACTTCGAATTTCTCAGAAATACATCATTCAATTTGCTGCAAGGTTGCAGAATGCGTAATACAAAGACG GAATATGTGTCATGCCCATCATGTGGGCGAACCTTGTTTGACCTTCAAGAGATAAGTGCAGAAATAAGAGAGAAGACATCACATTTGCCTGGTGTTTCG ATTGCAATTATGGGTTGCATTGTGAATGGACCTGGAGAGATGGCTGATGCAGATTTTGGTTATGTTGGTGGTGCTCCTGGAAAGATCGATCTTTATGTTGGGAAG ACGGTGGTAAAACGAGGTATTGCCATGGAGCAAGCAACTGATGCTTTGATCCAGCTAATTAAAGACAACGGACGCTGGGTCGACCCTTCCGCGGAAGAGTAA
- the LOC113708038 gene encoding ruvB-like protein 1, whose translation MKIEEVQSTTKKQRIATHTHIKGLGLEPNGKAMPWAAGFVGQAAAREAAGLVVDMIRQKKMAGRALLFAGPPGTGKTALALGISQELGSKVPFCPMVGSEVYSSEVKKTEVLMENFRRAIGLRIKENKEVYEGEVTELSPEETESVTGGYGKSISHVIIGLKTVKGTKQLKLDPTIYDALIKEKVAVGDVIYIEANSGAVKRVGRSDAFATEFDLEAEEYVPLPKGEVHKKKEIVQDVTLHDLDAANARPQGGQDILSLMGQMMKPRKTEITDKLRQEINKVVNRYIDEGVAELVPGVLFIDEVHMLDMECFSYLNRAVESSLAPIVIFATNRGICNVRGTDMTSPHGIPIDLLDRLVIIRTETYGPAEMIQILAVRAQVEELVIDEESLAFLGEIGQRASLRHAVQLLSPASVVAKMNGRDNICKADLEEVNSLYLDAKSSASLLQEQHDKYIS comes from the exons aTGAAGATAGAGGAGGTACAATCCACCACAAAGAAGCAGAGAATTGCTactcatactcatattaaaggCCTTGGACTCGAG CCCAATGGAAAAGCAATGCCTTGGGCAGCAGGATTTGTGGGGCAGGCTGCAGCTAGAGAAGCTGCTGGCCTTGTTGTTGATATGATTCGCCAAAAGAAGATGGCAGGGCGGGCACTTCTATTTGCTGGACCTCCTGGTACTGGGAAAACAGCTCTTGCCCTTGGAATATCCCAAGAACTTGGGAGCAAG GTTCCATTCTGCCCAATGGTTGGGTCAGAAGTGTATTCATCTGAAGTAAAGAAAACTGAAGTTTTGATGGAGAATTTTAGACGAGCTATTGGTCTCCGTATCAAAGAAAATAAGGAAGTGTACGAAGGAGAG GTCACTGAACTATCTCCTGAAGAAACTGAAAGTGTGACCGGAGGATATGGTAAAAGCATCAGCCATGTCATCATTGGTTTAAAAACTGTCAAAGGTACCAAGCAGTTAAAGCTGGACCCAACAATATATGATGCACTGATTAAAGAAAAG GTAGCTGTTGGTGATGTTATATATATTGAAGCAAATAGTGGAGCAGTTAAAAGGGTAGGCAGGAGTGATGCTTTTGCTACTGAGTTTGATCTTGAGGCAGAAGAATATGTCCCATTACCTAAAGGGGAAGTTCACAAGAAAAAGGAGATAGTCCAG GACGTCACATTGCATGACCTGGATGCTGCAAATGCAAGGCCTCAAGGTGGACAAGATATATTGTCCCTGATGGGTCAGATGATGAAACCAAGGAAAACAGAGATTACTGACAAGTTGCGTCAAGAAATCAATAAG GTTGTGAACCGTTATATTGATGAAGGTGTTGCAGAGCTTGTTCCAGGAGTCTTGTTTATTGATGAG GTTCATATGTTGGATATGGAATGCTTTTCATACTTGAACCGTGCTGTAGAAAGTTCTCTAGCACCAATAGTGATTTTTGCCACAAATAGGGGAATATGTAATGTCAG aGGAACAGATATGACAAGCCCTCATGGCATACCCATCGACTTACTTGACAGATTAGTGATTATACGGACTGAAACGTATGGTCCAGCTGAGATGATACAG ATATTAGCAGTCCGTGCACAGGTAGAGGAACTGGTAATTGATGAAGAAAGCCTGGCTTTCCTTGGAGAGATAGGACAGCGAGCATCTTTGAG GCATGCAGTTCAATTGTTATCACCGGCCAGTGTCGTAGCTAAAATGAATGGTCGTGACAATATATGCAAG GCGGATCTTGAGGAAGTGAACTCCCTATATCTGGATGCAAAGTCTTCGGCCAGTCTTCTTCAGGAGCAGCATGATAAATACATATCGTAG
- the LOC113708044 gene encoding uncharacterized protein isoform X2, whose protein sequence is MMDSSLEKCDGNVESKMGLVRPATEDYAQEAVEALKAGKVIAVPTDTLYGFACDACSVEAVNRIYEIKGRKYTSPLAICVGNVEDIKHFAVTDHLPPGLLDCLLPGPVTVILRRGDSSILEKSLNPGLESIGVRVPDCNFIRVICSGSQSALALTSANLSRQPSSVDIRDFKNLWEHCAYIYDGGALPSGRAGSTIVDLTKLGTYKILRPGSAKEETIAILERHSLLEDGSAT, encoded by the exons ATGATGGATTCTAGCTTGGAGAAGTGTGATGGGAATGTGGAGAGTAAGATGGGTTTAGTGCGCCCTGCTACAGAGGATTATGCTCAAGAAGCAGTTGAAGCTCTCAAAGCTGGAAAGGTCATTGCTGTGCCTACTGATACCCTCTATGGCTTTGCTTGTGATGCTTG CTCTGTGGAAGCAGTTAACAGGATTTATGAGATCAAAGGTCGTAAATATACTAGTCCGCTGGCAATTTGTGTTGGAAATGTTGAGGACATCAAACATTTTGCTGTCACGGATCATTTGCCTCCTGGTTTGCTGGATTGTCTCCTTCCAGGGCCGGTAACTGTGATACTGAGGCGAG GGGATTCAAGCATCCTTGAGAAGTCTTTGAATCCTGGGTTGGAAAGCATTGGTGTTCGAGTCCCTGACTGTAATTTTATTAGGGTGATATGTAGCGGCTCTCAAAGTGCCCTGGCCCTTACTAGTGCCAACCTCAGTCGGCAGCCTAGTAGTGTAGACATCAGAGATTTTAAGAACCTCTGGGAACATTGTGCATACATTTATGATGGCGGTGCTCTTCCATCAGGGCGTGCAGGTTCAACAATTGTGGATCTTACTAAGCTAGGAACGTACAAGATTCTCAGACCTGGGAG TGCCAAGGAAGAGACGATTGCAATCCTTGAGAGACACTCTCTGCTAGAAGATGGAAGTGCTACATAA
- the LOC113708044 gene encoding uncharacterized protein isoform X1, with product MNSSRIVIITQAFPPLFKSLFRSSSSSLGVQKIGFLKILQQRKRGFRGVAIVRLMMDSSLEKCDGNVESKMGLVRPATEDYAQEAVEALKAGKVIAVPTDTLYGFACDACSVEAVNRIYEIKGRKYTSPLAICVGNVEDIKHFAVTDHLPPGLLDCLLPGPVTVILRRGDSSILEKSLNPGLESIGVRVPDCNFIRVICSGSQSALALTSANLSRQPSSVDIRDFKNLWEHCAYIYDGGALPSGRAGSTIVDLTKLGTYKILRPGSAKEETIAILERHSLLEDGSAT from the exons ATGAACTCAAGCAGAATAGTAATAATTACCCAAGCATTTCCTCCGCTCTTCAAGTCTCTCTTCCGTTCTTCATCCTCCTCCTTAG GGGTGCAAAAGATTGGTTTTTTGAAGATATTGcagcaaagaaaaagggggTTTAGAGGGGTTGCAATTGTGAGGCTGATGATGGATTCTAGCTTGGAGAAGTGTGATGGGAATGTGGAGAGTAAGATGGGTTTAGTGCGCCCTGCTACAGAGGATTATGCTCAAGAAGCAGTTGAAGCTCTCAAAGCTGGAAAGGTCATTGCTGTGCCTACTGATACCCTCTATGGCTTTGCTTGTGATGCTTG CTCTGTGGAAGCAGTTAACAGGATTTATGAGATCAAAGGTCGTAAATATACTAGTCCGCTGGCAATTTGTGTTGGAAATGTTGAGGACATCAAACATTTTGCTGTCACGGATCATTTGCCTCCTGGTTTGCTGGATTGTCTCCTTCCAGGGCCGGTAACTGTGATACTGAGGCGAG GGGATTCAAGCATCCTTGAGAAGTCTTTGAATCCTGGGTTGGAAAGCATTGGTGTTCGAGTCCCTGACTGTAATTTTATTAGGGTGATATGTAGCGGCTCTCAAAGTGCCCTGGCCCTTACTAGTGCCAACCTCAGTCGGCAGCCTAGTAGTGTAGACATCAGAGATTTTAAGAACCTCTGGGAACATTGTGCATACATTTATGATGGCGGTGCTCTTCCATCAGGGCGTGCAGGTTCAACAATTGTGGATCTTACTAAGCTAGGAACGTACAAGATTCTCAGACCTGGGAG TGCCAAGGAAGAGACGATTGCAATCCTTGAGAGACACTCTCTGCTAGAAGATGGAAGTGCTACATAA